From the Clavibacter phaseoli genome, one window contains:
- a CDS encoding right-handed parallel beta-helix repeat-containing protein: MRHRTPSSRSTRRRTPKHVAPASRPRPARHLIAIAVAVGLAVPAALVAPQTAGAATGQDLTAGSPVFSDSFTRSATGGWGTAAGSAAYSYDGVSAFRANGGQGVIDLARAGTAASAAVPVAAPVDSETTVRVLIPRVPAQGNGVYAGLQQRVSGSSYYQSSVRVDSAGDARLSVVRVTGSTAAQTTVVGDTVVARGVVPGRVVNIQSRVSGSTAVAIDARAWVDGQSVPGWQAAAVDTSASRLTSGTGTRLWSYLSKSSGPQAVAFDDVAIRPLTAQAAAPAPTPTPAPTTPAPAPAPAPGTGSGSGSSDAEQGVSLGDARTGSGSAPVGSTSYGVPSDAVYVAPTGSNGGSGSKSSPYATIQKAVDAAPAGRTVVVRAGTYHESVVMPQGKALTLQSYPGEAVWLDGSRQVSSWTASGSTRYASGWTVAFDASPTYTRGKPDGTATGWQFVNPAYPMAAHPDQVWIGQTAQKQVASRAQLVAGTFFVDTAADRLYLGSDPGSQTVRSSDLVQALSVRGDGSTVRGIGIRRYAPSVPDLGAVVVQARNVTVENLVITDNATTGISITATGAKATALTVARNGMLGMHANYADGLRATRLLVADNNTERFNRAPVSGGFKITRSRDVDVKDSAILRNAGNGLWFDESVYDANVTGDDVMDNAGSGIAFELSAQIAIVDNVVARNGEEGVWIDDTGHVDIWNNTFVANDRNVDISQGTRRASNLSTPGHDPRQKLPDPTVTWVVTDIDIANNVMQGSTGNALLAVEDHSHQRSAGQMGITTSGNVYQRDAGNRPGWAVIWSRGAGDPAVYGSVQAFSAATGNDRTSLAIDGRPVVGSGFRLTDEVRRVETQVAVPLIGAVAGLLGWLTGARELGADVG; the protein is encoded by the coding sequence ATGCGCCACCGCACCCCATCCAGTCGATCGACCCGCCGCCGCACTCCGAAGCACGTCGCCCCCGCATCCCGCCCCCGGCCCGCCCGCCACCTGATCGCGATCGCCGTCGCCGTCGGCCTCGCCGTCCCGGCCGCGCTCGTCGCCCCGCAGACCGCGGGCGCCGCGACCGGGCAGGACCTCACCGCGGGCAGCCCCGTCTTCTCCGACTCCTTCACCCGCAGCGCCACCGGCGGCTGGGGCACCGCCGCCGGCTCCGCGGCGTACTCCTACGACGGCGTCTCGGCGTTCCGCGCGAACGGCGGGCAGGGCGTCATCGACCTCGCCCGGGCCGGCACCGCCGCGTCCGCCGCCGTGCCGGTCGCCGCTCCCGTCGACAGCGAGACCACCGTCCGCGTGCTGATCCCCCGCGTCCCCGCGCAGGGCAACGGCGTCTACGCCGGGCTCCAGCAGCGCGTGTCCGGCTCCTCCTACTACCAGTCGAGCGTGCGGGTCGACAGCGCGGGCGACGCGCGGCTCTCGGTCGTGCGCGTCACCGGATCCACCGCGGCGCAGACCACCGTGGTCGGCGACACCGTCGTGGCCCGGGGCGTCGTGCCCGGCCGCGTGGTGAACATCCAGTCGCGCGTCTCGGGCTCCACCGCGGTCGCGATCGACGCCCGCGCGTGGGTGGACGGCCAGTCCGTCCCCGGCTGGCAGGCCGCGGCCGTCGACACGAGCGCGTCGCGCCTCACCTCGGGCACGGGCACGCGCCTGTGGTCGTACCTCTCGAAGTCCTCCGGGCCGCAGGCCGTCGCGTTCGACGACGTGGCGATCCGACCGCTGACGGCGCAGGCCGCGGCCCCCGCGCCGACCCCGACGCCGGCGCCGACGACCCCGGCTCCCGCGCCCGCCCCGGCACCCGGCACCGGTTCCGGCTCGGGCTCGTCCGACGCCGAGCAGGGCGTCTCCCTCGGCGACGCGCGCACGGGCTCCGGCTCCGCGCCCGTCGGATCCACCTCCTACGGCGTCCCGTCCGACGCGGTGTACGTCGCGCCGACCGGCTCGAACGGCGGATCCGGCTCCAAGTCGTCCCCGTACGCCACCATCCAGAAGGCCGTCGACGCCGCCCCCGCCGGGCGCACCGTCGTCGTCCGCGCCGGCACGTACCACGAGTCGGTGGTGATGCCGCAGGGCAAGGCCCTCACGCTCCAGTCGTACCCGGGCGAGGCCGTGTGGCTCGACGGCAGCCGCCAGGTCTCGTCCTGGACGGCCTCCGGGTCCACCCGCTACGCGAGCGGCTGGACCGTCGCGTTCGACGCGAGCCCCACCTACACGCGCGGCAAGCCCGACGGCACCGCGACCGGCTGGCAGTTCGTGAACCCCGCGTACCCGATGGCCGCGCACCCCGACCAGGTCTGGATCGGCCAGACCGCCCAGAAGCAGGTCGCCTCGCGGGCCCAGCTCGTCGCCGGCACGTTCTTCGTCGACACCGCCGCGGACCGCCTCTACCTCGGATCCGACCCGGGCAGCCAGACCGTGCGCTCGAGCGACCTCGTGCAGGCGCTCAGTGTCCGCGGCGACGGCAGCACGGTGCGGGGCATCGGCATCCGCCGGTACGCGCCCTCGGTGCCGGACCTCGGCGCCGTCGTCGTGCAGGCCAGGAACGTCACGGTCGAGAACCTCGTGATCACCGACAACGCCACCACGGGCATCTCCATCACGGCGACCGGCGCGAAGGCGACCGCGCTCACCGTGGCCCGCAACGGCATGCTCGGGATGCACGCGAACTACGCCGACGGGCTGCGCGCCACGCGCCTCCTGGTGGCCGACAACAACACGGAGCGCTTCAACCGGGCGCCCGTGTCCGGCGGGTTCAAGATCACCCGCAGCCGCGACGTGGACGTGAAGGACAGCGCGATCCTCCGCAACGCCGGCAACGGCCTGTGGTTCGACGAGTCCGTGTACGACGCGAACGTCACGGGCGACGACGTGATGGACAACGCGGGATCGGGCATCGCCTTCGAGCTGTCGGCCCAGATCGCCATCGTGGACAACGTGGTGGCCCGCAACGGCGAGGAGGGCGTCTGGATCGACGACACCGGCCACGTGGACATCTGGAACAACACGTTCGTCGCCAACGACCGCAACGTCGACATCTCGCAGGGCACGCGACGCGCGTCGAACCTCTCGACGCCCGGCCACGATCCGCGCCAGAAGCTGCCGGACCCCACCGTGACGTGGGTGGTGACCGACATCGACATCGCGAACAACGTGATGCAGGGATCCACCGGCAACGCCCTGCTGGCCGTCGAGGACCACTCGCACCAGCGCTCGGCCGGGCAGATGGGGATCACGACCTCCGGCAACGTGTACCAGCGCGACGCGGGGAACCGCCCGGGCTGGGCCGTGATCTGGTCCCGCGGCGCCGGCGACCCGGCCGTCTACGGATCCGTGCAGGCGTTCAGCGCCGCGACCGGCAACGACCGCACCTCGCTCGCGATCGACGGACGCCCCGTCGTGGGATCCGGCTTCCGGCTGACCGACGAGGTCCGTCGCGTCGAGACCCAGGTGGCCGTGCCGCTCATCGGCGCTGTTGCGGGCCTGCTCGGCTGGCTGACCGGCGCGCGCGAGCTCGGGGCCGACGTGGGCTGA
- a CDS encoding esterase — protein MPALPTRRPSPGSVPRTVLRPLVPLAHGAAMALARPTLRLHLHLYMREMEAGIFPQHDDVSAIAGPDPERVLFVGDIGVAGYGVLLAGMAMPAQVAARRTSATGRGMEWESVAAYDMTARNAAAAIADRDAAPLDLAVVALGIPDVLVATSVEEWTDRLTGIIASIRAQAGDGCRIVVTGIPPMDRFQPIPMVARKLLQAQVGRLNRATALLDDPGRGVIHAPYPDISGTRLHVRDRFSYRVMHAHWAEAIMPFLGDPQPVAD, from the coding sequence TTGCCCGCCCTGCCCACGAGGCGACCGTCGCCGGGGAGCGTCCCGCGCACGGTCCTGCGGCCGCTGGTGCCCCTCGCCCACGGCGCCGCGATGGCCCTGGCGCGGCCGACGCTGCGCCTGCACCTCCACCTCTACATGCGCGAGATGGAGGCGGGGATCTTCCCGCAGCACGACGACGTCTCCGCGATCGCGGGACCGGATCCCGAGCGCGTCCTGTTCGTCGGCGACATCGGCGTCGCCGGGTACGGCGTGCTCCTCGCCGGGATGGCGATGCCCGCGCAGGTCGCCGCCCGGCGCACCTCGGCGACGGGCCGCGGCATGGAGTGGGAGAGCGTCGCGGCGTACGACATGACCGCGCGGAACGCCGCCGCCGCCATCGCCGACCGGGACGCCGCGCCCCTCGACCTCGCGGTGGTCGCGCTCGGCATCCCCGACGTGCTCGTCGCGACGTCGGTCGAGGAGTGGACCGACCGGCTGACGGGGATCATCGCGAGCATCCGCGCCCAGGCGGGCGACGGCTGCCGCATCGTCGTCACGGGCATCCCGCCGATGGACCGGTTCCAGCCGATCCCGATGGTCGCCCGGAAGCTCCTGCAGGCGCAGGTCGGCCGGCTGAACCGCGCGACGGCCCTGCTCGACGACCCGGGGCGCGGCGTGATCCACGCGCCCTACCCCGACATCTCCGGCACGCGCCTGCACGTCCGCGACCGCTTCTCCTACCGCGTGATGCACGCGCACTGGGCCGAGGCGATCATGCCGTTCCTGGGCGACCCGCAGCCCGTCGCCGACTGA
- a CDS encoding MFS transporter, which yields MTPPTPPMRRATAGVGLAFASNGAIFASLLPWYPLLSERLDLGAAQFGLIVACFAVGSIASSALPAPLIARFGAVPVAVVGTALVGVAVAAAAWAAAGWMLALALLAAGFLDAVVDVAQNVAGIRVQDAAGRSILSSMHALWSLGAVAGGGVATLAAAAGADVRLHLALTGAACLALVLLGGRLIGPAARAPGDARPAASADPAAPVRRGSRLRRALVVSLPLVAVAICGTMVEDVANNWAALSAVRIGGLPVDVAGVAFIVVIGSQCVGRFTGDALIQRTSRAAVARLGGALIALGAILVVSTTGQVATLLVGLALAGYGSATLVPSAMSAAAEIPGVSAGAGVTIVSWLMRLGFLVTSPLIGGLADAVDLRLGLGLVIVVGVAAALLAGALGGRRPHPGAVGASTR from the coding sequence ATGACCCCTCCCACCCCGCCCATGCGGCGCGCGACCGCGGGCGTCGGCCTCGCCTTCGCCAGCAACGGGGCGATCTTCGCCTCCCTCCTGCCCTGGTACCCGCTCCTCTCCGAGCGGCTCGACCTCGGCGCGGCGCAGTTCGGGCTGATCGTCGCGTGCTTCGCCGTCGGGTCCATCGCGTCGTCGGCGCTGCCGGCGCCCCTGATCGCGCGCTTCGGCGCCGTGCCCGTCGCCGTGGTCGGCACGGCGCTCGTCGGCGTCGCGGTCGCCGCGGCGGCCTGGGCCGCCGCCGGGTGGATGCTCGCGCTCGCGCTCCTGGCGGCCGGCTTCCTGGACGCGGTCGTCGACGTCGCCCAGAACGTCGCCGGCATCCGGGTGCAGGACGCCGCGGGGCGCTCGATCCTCTCCTCCATGCACGCGCTGTGGAGCCTGGGGGCCGTGGCGGGCGGCGGGGTCGCGACCCTCGCGGCGGCGGCGGGCGCGGACGTGCGGCTGCACCTCGCGCTGACGGGCGCCGCGTGCCTCGCGCTGGTGCTCCTCGGCGGCCGGCTGATCGGCCCCGCCGCCCGGGCCCCCGGCGACGCGCGCCCGGCGGCATCCGCGGATCCGGCGGCGCCCGTCCGTCGCGGATCCCGCCTCCGTCGCGCGCTCGTGGTCTCGCTGCCCCTCGTGGCCGTGGCGATCTGCGGGACCATGGTCGAGGACGTCGCCAACAACTGGGCCGCGCTCTCGGCCGTGCGGATCGGCGGCCTGCCCGTCGACGTGGCCGGCGTCGCCTTCATCGTCGTGATCGGCAGCCAGTGCGTCGGCCGGTTCACGGGCGACGCGCTCATCCAGCGCACCAGCCGCGCGGCGGTCGCCCGGCTCGGTGGGGCGCTCATCGCGCTCGGCGCGATCCTCGTGGTCAGCACGACGGGTCAGGTCGCCACCTTGCTCGTCGGCCTCGCCCTCGCCGGCTACGGCTCGGCGACGCTCGTGCCGAGCGCCATGAGCGCGGCCGCGGAGATCCCCGGTGTGAGCGCCGGCGCCGGCGTCACCATCGTGAGCTGGCTCATGCGCCTGGGCTTCCTCGTGACCAGCCCGCTGATCGGAGGCCTCGCGGACGCCGTCGACCTCCGGCTGGGCCTCGGCCTCGTGATCGTCGTGGGCGTCGCCGCCGCCCTCCTGGCGGGCGCCCTCGGCGGACGGCGGCCGCACCCGGGCGCGGTGGGGGCGTCAACCCGCTGA
- a CDS encoding DeoR/GlpR family DNA-binding transcription regulator → MQRSERHRTIIRALDSGRRTVDELATLTGASTISIRRDLVELAEQGALRRVRGGAEPATRRGVEYPFALRRDEDASLKAALGRAAATLIRPGDAVLIDNGTTALAVAREIAGTGITALALSLHAAAALAARPGDQVIVPGGAVDHDDLAFTGASAVDAVRGMRFDVAVLGACAADPDTGLTVAGWGDALVKRAALAASRRVVLVATPDKFARTAAHRFGGIADLDAIVTTRDAPIALLHDARQAGVEVVLVDADADADGARPR, encoded by the coding sequence GTGCAACGATCAGAACGCCACCGAACGATCATCCGCGCGCTCGACTCCGGCCGCCGCACGGTCGACGAGCTCGCGACCCTCACGGGCGCGTCGACCATCAGCATCCGCCGCGACCTGGTCGAGCTCGCCGAGCAGGGCGCGCTGCGCCGGGTCCGCGGCGGGGCCGAGCCGGCCACCCGGCGCGGCGTCGAGTACCCGTTCGCCCTCCGGCGGGACGAGGACGCGTCGCTCAAGGCGGCGCTCGGCCGCGCGGCTGCCACGCTGATCCGGCCGGGTGACGCCGTGCTCATCGACAACGGCACGACCGCGCTCGCCGTGGCGCGCGAGATCGCGGGCACGGGGATCACGGCGCTCGCCCTGTCCCTGCACGCCGCCGCGGCGCTCGCCGCCCGGCCCGGGGACCAGGTGATCGTCCCCGGCGGCGCCGTCGACCACGACGACCTCGCCTTCACGGGCGCGAGCGCGGTGGACGCCGTGCGGGGGATGCGGTTCGACGTCGCCGTCCTGGGCGCGTGCGCGGCGGATCCTGACACCGGGCTCACCGTCGCCGGCTGGGGCGACGCGCTCGTGAAGCGCGCCGCGCTCGCGGCGTCCCGCCGGGTGGTGCTCGTGGCCACGCCCGACAAGTTCGCGCGGACGGCGGCCCACCGCTTCGGCGGCATAGCGGACCTCGACGCCATCGTCACGACCCGGGACGCCCCGATCGCCCTCCTCCACGACGCCCGGCAGGCCGGCGTCGAGGTCGTGCTCGTGGACGCGGACGCGGATGCTGACGGAGCCCGGCCGCGGTAG
- a CDS encoding adenylyltransferase/cytidyltransferase family protein, with the protein MTRIGYAAGAFDLFHVGHLNILKHAKSQCDFLIAGVVSDEMLERNKGITPVVPLAERLEIVSHISYVDEARAETLPDKLDTWRDVGFDVFFKGDDWRGTPKGERLEAEFAAVGVEVVYFPYTMHTSSTRLRRALDILSGVGAPAAAPAATLAQPAAHGSPALVGR; encoded by the coding sequence ATGACCCGAATCGGCTACGCCGCCGGTGCCTTCGACCTCTTCCACGTCGGACACCTCAACATCCTCAAGCACGCCAAGAGCCAGTGCGACTTCCTCATCGCGGGCGTCGTCTCCGACGAGATGCTCGAGCGCAACAAGGGAATCACGCCCGTGGTGCCGCTCGCCGAGCGCCTGGAGATCGTCAGCCACATCAGCTACGTCGACGAGGCCCGCGCGGAGACGCTGCCGGACAAGCTCGACACCTGGCGCGACGTCGGCTTCGACGTCTTCTTCAAAGGCGACGACTGGCGCGGCACCCCGAAGGGCGAGCGCCTGGAGGCCGAGTTCGCGGCCGTCGGCGTGGAGGTCGTGTACTTCCCGTACACGATGCACACCTCCAGCACGCGGCTGCGGCGCGCGCTCGACATCCTGAGCGGCGTCGGCGCGCCCGCGGCGGCCCCCGCCGCGACGCTCGCGCAGCCGGCCGCGCACGGCTCCCCCGCGCTGGTCGGCCGCTAG
- a CDS encoding DUF1349 domain-containing protein has translation MSDLPASAAPLADVPWTGGTWTTEPEAVRIHEGGMDVTAREGSDAWRITSYGFVHDTEHALLAPLPQGSAVEVAFTLDLREQFDQAGVFVRVDAETWTKAGVERSDGEDGLGAVVTRGVSDWSLAPVPGWSGRLVTIRASRSGDALTVRARVDDEPWRLVRVAPLDPDAAVTAGPFCCAPTRAGFTARFASWRTGPADAALHD, from the coding sequence ATGAGCGATCTCCCCGCGTCCGCCGCCCCCCTCGCCGACGTCCCCTGGACCGGCGGCACCTGGACCACCGAGCCGGAGGCCGTGCGGATCCACGAAGGGGGGATGGACGTGACCGCGCGCGAGGGCAGCGACGCCTGGCGCATCACCTCGTACGGCTTCGTGCACGACACCGAGCACGCGCTCCTCGCGCCGCTGCCGCAGGGGTCGGCCGTGGAGGTCGCGTTCACGCTCGACCTCCGCGAGCAGTTCGACCAGGCCGGCGTCTTCGTGCGGGTCGACGCGGAGACGTGGACCAAGGCGGGCGTCGAGCGCAGCGACGGCGAGGACGGCCTCGGCGCGGTCGTCACGCGCGGCGTCTCCGACTGGTCGCTCGCCCCGGTGCCGGGCTGGTCGGGCCGCCTCGTCACGATCCGCGCGAGCCGCTCCGGCGACGCCCTCACGGTGCGCGCCCGGGTCGACGACGAGCCATGGCGCCTCGTGCGGGTCGCGCCGCTGGATCCCGACGCCGCCGTGACCGCGGGCCCCTTCTGCTGCGCGCCCACCCGTGCGGGCTTCACGGCCCGCTTCGCGTCGTGGCGCACGGGCCCGGCGGACGCGGCGCTGCACGACTAG
- the pip gene encoding prolyl aminopeptidase — protein MQSLFPEIDPHDTGMLDVGDGQLLHWEVSGNPDGIPVVFLHGGPGGGTSPAHRRLFDPARYRIVLVDQRGCGRSTPHVSDPSADLSVNTTWHLVADLERLREHLGVERWLVFGGSWGSTLALAYAETHPARVTGLILRGIFTLRATELDWFYEGPAGMVYPDGWEAFTAPVPGVERGGIIDAYARLLADPDPAVHGPAAVAWSTWEASGITLLPKPEVVARFAEPTYALAFARIENHYFTHGGWMEDGQLIRDAHLIRDIPTEIVQGRYDMCTPAVTAWDLHRALPEARFTMVPDAGHAFDEPGILDALIQATERAADRLTA, from the coding sequence ATGCAGAGCCTCTTCCCCGAGATCGACCCGCACGACACCGGCATGCTCGACGTGGGGGACGGCCAGCTCCTCCACTGGGAGGTCTCGGGGAACCCGGACGGGATCCCCGTCGTCTTCCTGCACGGCGGGCCCGGCGGCGGGACCAGCCCGGCGCACCGGCGCCTCTTCGACCCGGCCAGGTACCGCATCGTGCTCGTCGACCAGCGCGGCTGCGGCCGGAGCACGCCGCACGTCTCCGACCCCTCGGCGGATCTGTCCGTCAACACCACCTGGCACCTCGTGGCCGACCTCGAGCGGCTGCGCGAGCACCTCGGCGTCGAGCGCTGGCTGGTGTTCGGCGGATCCTGGGGCTCGACCCTCGCGCTCGCCTACGCCGAGACGCACCCGGCGCGCGTGACGGGCCTCATCCTCCGCGGCATCTTCACGCTGCGCGCGACCGAGCTCGACTGGTTCTACGAGGGGCCCGCCGGCATGGTCTACCCCGACGGCTGGGAGGCGTTCACGGCGCCCGTGCCCGGGGTGGAGCGCGGCGGGATCATCGACGCGTACGCGCGGCTGCTCGCGGATCCCGACCCCGCGGTGCACGGGCCGGCCGCGGTGGCGTGGTCCACGTGGGAGGCGTCGGGCATCACGCTGCTGCCGAAGCCCGAGGTGGTGGCGCGCTTCGCCGAGCCGACGTACGCGCTCGCGTTCGCGCGCATCGAGAACCACTACTTCACGCACGGCGGGTGGATGGAGGACGGCCAGCTGATCCGCGACGCGCACCTCATCCGCGACATCCCCACGGAGATCGTGCAGGGCCGCTACGACATGTGCACGCCGGCCGTCACCGCGTGGGACCTGCATCGGGCGTTACCCGAGGCGCGCTTCACGATGGTGCCGGACGCCGGGCACGCCTTCGACGAGCCGGGGATCCTCGACGCGCTGATCCAGGCGACCGAGCGCGCGGCGGACCGGCTGACGGCCTAG